In the Clostridiisalibacter paucivorans DSM 22131 genome, CATTTATCAATTATTTTTTTCTGAGAATTAGTTAGACCTTTAAGACCAATAGAGTTTAGTATTTTATTGTACTTTAAATAATCAATATCTTTATTGGCAAAATATTGTTCCATGGCCTCTATTGTAGTGATGCCCTCATCAAACCAATTTTTTATTATGCCTTGAATATAGAATATATTTCTTTTATTTTTCTTTTCATTTGCATATTTATAGGCACCTATAATTACGTCAGGACTCATATTGTAGTTAATAGTCCATTCAATAATTTTTTTACATTCATTTGGATCTAAAGGTCTTCTAATTATATATGTTATTTCTTCAAACATTTTATTATATGATGAAGAGGACTTAGCTTCGATTAAATCCTCTGAAGAACAAGTATATCCGCTGTTAGAATTGACCACAGAATTTTCATTATTCATAGAAGGTTTTATAACATTGTTTATATATAATTGCTTTAAATTTACGAATTCTACAGAATAATTATATTTATCTTTATTGTTATTTATATTTTTCTTTATAATCTTTTTATCTTCCCAAAAGTCCCATGCATTAAGTACATCTATTAGAGGAATATCTAGTTGTTTAGCTATGGTTTCATTGGTTACTTTATCTTTTAATTCCACATCATTGGCATATCTATATCCTAAAAGATATACTTTAACATATGTACCATCAGCCATCGGCATAAAATCATTTATAAATATATTTTCTATGGAAGTATCACCCAAATCTATATCTGTTATTTCCATATTAAAAGCCATAAAATCACCCTCTGTATAACGTATTTAAAATTATTATATCATAAAACATTATAAATATGATGTAATCGCTCAATAGGTTGAAAGATAATAAAAAATAAAAAAAGCTAAATTCTTTGAGAATCTAACTTGATTATGTAGAAATTTGAACATAAATATTATAAAATAGTCACATTTGGAATAAAATATAAAAAGACTGTTGTAAGATTGATTAAATATGATATAATGTAAAAGTAGTTTTATATTACAGTCTGATTACAATATTATTACCCGAATATTACTGACATTAAACGGGAAAACAAAAAATAAATCTCTTAATTACACATAAGTGTGAATTAAAACACAAGAGAGGAGTTAAAGGATGGACAATGTAAGTTTGCATTTTGAAAACAAATTTATTAATAAGATAATAACTAGACTTAAAGATAAAAATATTAGAAAACAATTGATAATTACTTTGATATTAGGAATAGTTTTAGGTGCTTCGGCCAAGACAATATATAAATATGAGGTAAGTACTAGAGCCTTTAGGGTAGCATTGGGAGATAAAGAGATAGGAATTGTTAGAACTAAAGGAGAGGTTGAAGAATTAGTAAATTCTATGGAAGAACGGCTTACCAAAGACTATAATTTGGACATAGTGTTGGGCGAAGATATTGTATATGAACCAATACATGCCAGTGATGAAGAAGTAATGTCTCAGTACATATTAGAAAATAAATTAAAATCTCAGCTCAAGTTTGAAGTGTGGGGATACTCGTTACAAGTGAATGGAAAAGATATAGGTACAGTAAAATCTAAAGATATGGCTAATGAGATATTAAATAAGATAAAGGAACCTTACATAGAGTTAGTGAAGAAAAAGAATGGAAAAGTAGAAGAGGTTAAGATAGTAGAGGACGTAAAGATAGTAAAGGAAAAAGTTCCTGTGTCACAGATAAAAGAACATGATAAAGTGTTAGCTATACTGCAGAGAGGGACCGATGAAGAAAAAATTCATGAGGTAAAAAAAGGGGAAAGTTTCTGGTCTATAGCTCATAAATATAATATAACGGTAGATGATTTAATAGCTGCAAATTTAAATAAGGATTCGGAGTTGATACAGCCTGGAGATAAACTTAACCTAATAGTACCTAAACCATATCTTACAGTTGCTACTGTAGAAGAAAAAACCTTAACAGAAAAAATAGAATATGAAGTCAAATATGAAGATGTAAATTACTTATATAAGGATGAAACTAGAATAAAAAGAGCAGGTAAATACGGTGAGAGAGAAGTATTAGCTAAAGTGAAAAAACAAAATGGTATAGAGGTTGCTAGAGAGGTTATTTCTGAGACTATAAAGAGTCAACCTGTAGCTCAGATAGTACTAAAGGGAACCAAAGCTATACCTGCTGTAAAGGGAACGGGAGTTTTTATGTCTCCTACTCGTGGTAAGCTGACATCAAGATTTGGATCTAGATGGGGTAAATTCCATGAAGGGGTTGATTTGGCTTCCAGAACGGGTACACCAATTAAAGCTGCCGATGGTGGTACGGTTACCTTTGCAGGTTGGAGAGGTGCATATGGCTATATGGTTGAGATAGACCATGGTGGGGGATTTATTACAAGGTATGCACATTGTAGTAAGATATATGTAAAGAAAGGTGAAAAAGTCTATAAAGATAAAACCGTAGCTGCTGTTGGGAATACTGGGAGGAGCACAGGTCCCCACGTACATTTTGAAGTTAGAAAATATGGTACACCTAAAAATCCTTTGAGTTATATAGGGAAAAAATATAGATAATAAGAGACTTGACTTAATATTAAGTCAAGTCTTTATATTTTTTTGCTTATTAAAAGAAACAATAAAATATATGGGAGTATATTGTTAGATTGAATTTCTCTTTGATTAGGAATTTGTTGATGTATTTTCGCTACCAGAATTATATAATAATTTAACTTCTAATATATTTCACTTAACTTTTTCAACTTTTGGAAATGTTTAGTAAGAAGGAAGGAGTTTAGTAAGAAGTTGTAGAATAGATGATAATAATATAATTATTTTATATAAAGGTTGGTGATTGCATGTTCTCACAGTCTTACGATATACCTGCTAAGAAAGTTATGTCAAAAGATTTTATTATAGTAAAAGAAAATATAAATATGGATGATGTATCAAATATATTAATCAAAAACATCGGGAGAGAAGTTTTTGTTATTAATAATTCAAATAAATTAGTAGGTATTATTACTTTAAAAGATTTATATAATATTTGTAAAAGTAGTAGTAATTATAAACAAATAAGAAAATTTATTTTGAAAGATATAATTCACATTAATCCGGATGTTTCATTATTAAACTGTAGGAATATTATGGTATATAAAAATATAGGGAGATTACCAGTAATAGAGAATGAAAAGCTTATAGGGGTTATAAGACAGGAACATATTAGAGATTATTTGTATATGGGGATAGAAAAAACTGATGTCATATTAAAATATATATTAAATAATATTAATGAAGCAATATGTTTTGTTGACGATGAAGGAAAAGTAGTTATATGGAATAATAATGCAGAAAAGCTCTATGGTATTAGTACTTCAGAAATACGAGGAAAGTATTTAAAAGATTATTTTCCTAACGCAATAGATGTAAAACTATTAAGTACTAGAAAACCAGTTAAAAATATATATCATACACCTAGAGATGGATGACATATAATTATTAGTGCAGCTCCTATTTATGTTAATAATAAATTTATTGGAGTTGTAAGTACTGATAGGGACATATCAGAAATAAAGAAAATGCAAGATGAGCTACAGAAAGCAAATGATACAGTAGAGTTTTTGCAAAGAGAGGTTAACAAATATTCTTTTGGAGGAGTTATAGGTAAAAGTAAGATTATTCAACAAAAAATAGAAATGTCTAAACAGGTAGCAAGAACTAACGCATCGATATTGATTGTTGGAGAAAGTGGCACCGGCAAGGAAGTTTTTGCAAGGGCTATACACGATTATAGTGGAGCAAAAGGTTATTTTGTTCCTGTTAATTGTAGCGCTATTCCTGCAGAGTTGTTTGAAAGTGAATTTTTTGGATATGAAGAAGGAGCTTTTACGGGAGCAAAAAAAGGTGGTAAGATGGGATTGTTTGAATTATCTAATGATGGTACCATTTTTTTAGATGAAATCGGAGACCTTCCACTATTTATGCAAGCGAAACTTTTAAGAGTATTACAAAATAAAGAGATTAAAAAAGTTGGTGGAGAGAAAAATATTAAATTAAATTTAAGAGTTATTTCTGCTACAAATAAAAATCTCCAAGAAATGGTAGAAAAAGGGGAGTTTAGAGAAGATTTATACTATAGGATAAATGTAATAGAGATAAAACTTCCTCCTTTGAGAGATAGAAAAGAGGATATTATATTACTTTTCAAATATTTTCTAAAAAATATATGTAAAGAGAATAAGAGGCAAGTACCTAAAATAGATAGTGAAGTTGCAGATATGTTAATTAAATATGATTGGTATGGAAATGCCAGAGAATTAAAAAATACTGTAGAGCATATAGTTGCTTTAAATAGAGACGATGTTATAACTAGTGATTTAATACCTCGCCATATTAGGCATAAAGTATCAAGTGAAAATGGTATAGAAAAAATATATACTACTGACTTGGGTTTAAATGAATCGGTTGAAAAATTTGAAATATCATTAATAAAAAAGGCATTAGAAATATCTAATGGGAATAAGTTGAAAGCAGCGAATCTATTAAATATACCTAGAACTACATTACATTCTAAAATTAATCGCTATAATATATAGTGACGAAAACATAACTATGTCGAAAAACAGTCAAACATAGTATAGTGAGCTAATAACAGTGTTCAAATAATTAAGAATAAATAAAAAAGATTAAAATGACTAATTTTAGTCAATATTATAAAAATGATGTAAATAAAGAAAGGGTTGAAATCAAGTGATATCACTTGATTTCAACCCTTTCTTTGTCTTGGCATGTTTTTTGCTACTAACTATAGATGAAACTTATTAAAAGGAGGTGAAGTATTGAATATATCAATATTATTAAAGCAGCATATAGGAGGACCATGTAAAGCAATAGTATCGGAAGGACAAGAGGTAAGCAGAGGTGAACTTATTGCAGTACCTGATGGATTAGGAGCTAATATTTATTCAAGTGTATCTGGCAAAGCTAAAAAAATTGAAAAAGACAGAATAGTGATTAATGCTTATGAAGAACAACCTAAGGAATATGCGAAGATTAAAGTTACTAATGATTATTTGGAGGCGATAAAAGAAGCAGGAATAGTTGGAGCAGGTGGAGCAGGATTTCCTACTCATATAAAGCTCAAAACTGAAATGCCAAATGGATATATAATAGCAAATTGCGTTGAATGTGAACCTGCACTTCATCATAATATAGCTTTGCTCGAAAAAGACCCTGGAATGGTTGTAAGGGGAATAGAATATGCAATGAAGATAACCAAGGCTTCAAAAGCATATATAGCAATTAAAGCGAAAAATTTGAAAGCAATTAAAGCAATAAACAAATATTTGTCAGGTTCAAAAAATATTGAAGTCAAAGAATTAAAAGATATATATCCAATGGGAGAGGAAAGAGCGATTATTCATGCTATATTTGACAAATGGCTTGAACCGACACAGCTTCCTCTTGAGGCAGATTGTGTAGTTTTAAATGCTGAAACTCTTTCAAATATGACAAGGGCTATTGAGGATAGAAAGCCTGTTATAGACAAAGATGTCACTGTTGTTGGAAAAATAAAAGGAGGAAATAAACCTCATATCCTTTTTCAAACACCTATTGGGACTCCAATTGCAAGTCTTATAGAAAAGTGTGGAGGAATTGATGGAGAATATGGAGAGGTAATTATTGGTGGTCCATATACAGGAAAAGCAGAGGATTTAGATAGTACTGTTGTGACTAAGACTTCAGGAGGTGCAATAGTAACTATACCTTTACCAAGATATGAAGGACCTATAGGGCTTTTGGTATGTGCCTGTGGAGCTAATGAAGAAAGATTAAGAGATATTGCTTCGAAAATGGGTTCAAAAGTTGTTGGCGTAACAAAATGTAAAAATGTTGTAGATGTAAGAGGAGCTAATAAATGTAAAACTCCAGGAGAATGTCCGGGGCAAGCAGAGAAAATTATATTTCTCAAGAAAAATGGAGCGAAAAGAGTTCTTATTTCGAATTGTAGCGATTGTTCTAATACAGTAATGTGTTGTGCACCTAAGATGGGAATACCCGTATATCATCATACTGACCATGTTTTTAGAACATTAGATTATCCATTGACTAGAAGATTGCCTATGGAAGAAAATAAATAAATGAAAGGAGAATATATATGTCAATAAGTGCTGAACAGGCGATAGAGATGAAGAACAAAATAGCTATTGTGTGTTGTAGGACAGAAGCAGATACGGTACTTGAACCAGAGAATTTAGAAGATCCAAATATAATTCCAGATCTTGTAGATTCGGGGCTTTTGACTATTCCAGATGATTGCTTAAAAATAGGTGAAGTTATTGGTGCCAAGGTTATAAAAACAATAGACTCACTAACACCGCTTACTCCAGACATAGTTGAAGGAGTGAAAAAAATTGAAAAAGGTGAAGATGTAAAGTTAACCGAAGAAGATGAAAAGGCTGTTTTAAAATACAATAAAAATGCAGGAGAGGTAATAAATATAGAAGATTTAGAAAATCCAATGCATTTTGAAAAGCTTTCAGATTCTCTTCTTGCAGATTTAAATGATAGTGTGCTTACTAGAAAGGAAGTTATAGGAGAAAAACTAATAAAAGATGTAGCCGCTTTGACTCCTATAACAGCTGATTTACTTGAAGGTTATGAAAATGTTGTTTTGGAAGAAACAGAGATGAATCAAATTGCTACTGCAAATAGTGGGATTTTAAAGATAAAGATAAGTGAAGGAAAAGGAATAGACATAGAGGTGCCTTTAGGGACTGGAGGAGTTGGAACTAATATTCCAACGAAGGTTAAATCTCCTAAAGCAGATAAAAAGTTAGAAACTTTAGAAGAACCAAAAATAAAGTATGAAGAAAAAGAAATAAGAAAATTAATTAGGAAGCATTTTAAAATTGATGAGGTTAAGTTTGGACCTGAAACTAAAATAGAGGGTACAACTTTATTTATTAGGGAAGATATTTGTAAAGATGCTATGGAAACCGAAGAGTTAGTTGTTGATATGAAAATAGAAATTATTACTCCAGAAAAATATGAAGAATATAGTAATACTATTATGGATGTTCAACCTATAGCTGTTAAGGAAGAAGGAGAAGTTGGAGAAGGTATAACTAGAGTGATTGATGGAGCTATAGTAATGGTTACAGGAACAGATGAAAAAGGAGTTCAAATTGGAGAATTTGGTTCTTCTGAGGGTATATTAGAAAGAAATATTATGTGGGGTAGACCTGGTTCTCCAGAAAAAGGTGAGATATTTATAAAAACAGATGTAACAGTAAAAGAAGGTACAGGAATGGAAAGACCTGGTCCTATGGCTGCTCATAGAGCTACAGATGTAATAACACAAGAAATAAGGGAAGCATTGAAAAAATCAGATGAAAGTTTAATTGTGAATACTGATGAATTTGTACAGAAAAGACGTTTTGGAAAGAAAAAAGTTGCTATCATAAAAGAAATAATGGGGCAAGGTGCTATGCATGATAACTATTTGATGCCTGTTGAACCAGTAGGCACTTTGGGCGCAAAGGCAAATGTGGATTTAGGGAATGTTCCAGTAGTTGTATCTCCACTTCAAATACTAGATGGATGTATTCATGCATTGACATGTATTGGACCTGCATCAAAGGAAACTTCAAGACATTATTGGAGAGAACCACTAATATTAGAAGCTATGAATGATGAAGAAATAGATTTAGTAGCTGTAATATTAATAGGATCTCCACAAGTAAATTCAGAGAAATTTTATGTATCAAAACTGTTGGGAATGTCAATAGAAGCAATGGATTTAGATGGTGCTATAGTTACAACGGAAGGGTTTGGAAATAATCATGTTGATTTTGCAAGTCACATAGGAGAAGTAGGTGAAAGGAATGTATCAGTAGTTGGAGCAACATATGCAGCCGTTCAAGGTCAGTTAGTAGTAGGTAATAAATATATGGATGCTATGATTGATCTTAATAAGTCAAGGCAAGGAATCGAAAATGAAATACTAGAAAATAACTGTTTGGCTTATGAAGATGCTATAAGAGCTTTATGCATGTTAAAAGCAAAAATGTCAGGGGAAGATATAAAAGAGCCTGAAAGGTCATGGAATCCAAATGTAAAATTGAATAATATTGATATGATAGAAAAAGCAACTGGTAAAGAAATAGAACTTGCACCAAATGAAACTACTTTAAAAAAGAGTAAGAAGAGAAGAGAAATTTATGAAAAAGATGAACCATCCTCAGTACTTCATCCATAACTTGAAGGAGAGATAGATAAATGGATAAATTAAAGTATGTTTCTACTGAAAGATATTATGAAGGGATAATTGTTGAAATAAATGATTGTGCTATAGCTATAGATTTTAAGGGGAGAATGGGAAAGGTATATGTGCCTAGAAGAATGGTCATAAGTGATTATGATTTAAAGATAGGTCAAGAAGTTGGTTTTATGATGACGTATCCCGAAGTTTTAGGACCAGATATCGATGAAAATTATGCCAACAATGCTAAAAGACAGCTTAAAATCAAGAAAAATTTGAAATTGTAAAAGTAAGTTTATTAATGTGGTCGATTGCAAAATTATTGTAAAATAAAATTTTGTGGACTTCAAATTTATTAATGAATAAGGAGGAAGAGTTATGAGTTTAACAGTTGTAAGTAGTTTACAATCTGAAATTTATGTTCCAATCACACCTCCAGTAGTGTGGACTCCAGTAGAAAAGCCATTGAAAGAAATGACTGTAGCTTTAGCTACTGCCGCAGGTGTTCATCTTAAAAGTGATAAAAGATTTAATCTTGCTGGAGATACGGGGTATAGAGTAAT is a window encoding:
- a CDS encoding DnaD domain-containing protein gives rise to the protein MAFNMEITDIDLGDTSIENIFINDFMPMADGTYVKVYLLGYRYANDVELKDKVTNETIAKQLDIPLIDVLNAWDFWEDKKIIKKNINNNKDKYNYSVEFVNLKQLYINNVIKPSMNNENSVVNSNSGYTCSSEDLIEAKSSSSYNKMFEEITYIIRRPLDPNECKKIIEWTINYNMSPDVIIGAYKYANEKKNKRNIFYIQGIIKNWFDEGITTIEAMEQYFANKDIDYLKYNKILNSIGLKGLTNSQKKIIDKWFNDWNFSLDMILRACDETIKIREPNLKYVDGILENWYKEGIKTLEDVENRNIITQNTTTKNSNTKKFNSRNTIKTKFHNFEQRTSKYSAKELEDMVRWKFKKAGD
- a CDS encoding M23 family metallopeptidase, with product MDNVSLHFENKFINKIITRLKDKNIRKQLIITLILGIVLGASAKTIYKYEVSTRAFRVALGDKEIGIVRTKGEVEELVNSMEERLTKDYNLDIVLGEDIVYEPIHASDEEVMSQYILENKLKSQLKFEVWGYSLQVNGKDIGTVKSKDMANEILNKIKEPYIELVKKKNGKVEEVKIVEDVKIVKEKVPVSQIKEHDKVLAILQRGTDEEKIHEVKKGESFWSIAHKYNITVDDLIAANLNKDSELIQPGDKLNLIVPKPYLTVATVEEKTLTEKIEYEVKYEDVNYLYKDETRIKRAGKYGEREVLAKVKKQNGIEVAREVISETIKSQPVAQIVLKGTKAIPAVKGTGVFMSPTRGKLTSRFGSRWGKFHEGVDLASRTGTPIKAADGGTVTFAGWRGAYGYMVEIDHGGGFITRYAHCSKIYVKKGEKVYKDKTVAAVGNTGRSTGPHVHFEVRKYGTPKNPLSYIGKKYR
- a CDS encoding CBS domain-containing protein, which encodes MFSQSYDIPAKKVMSKDFIIVKENINMDDVSNILIKNIGREVFVINNSNKLVGIITLKDLYNICKSSSNYKQIRKFILKDIIHINPDVSLLNCRNIMVYKNIGRLPVIENEKLIGVIRQEHIRDYLYMGIEKTDVILKYILNNINEAICFVDDEGKVVIWNNNAEKLYGISTSEIRGKYLKDYFPNAIDVKLLSTRKPVKNIYHTPRDG
- a CDS encoding sigma 54-interacting transcriptional regulator is translated as MQDELQKANDTVEFLQREVNKYSFGGVIGKSKIIQQKIEMSKQVARTNASILIVGESGTGKEVFARAIHDYSGAKGYFVPVNCSAIPAELFESEFFGYEEGAFTGAKKGGKMGLFELSNDGTIFLDEIGDLPLFMQAKLLRVLQNKEIKKVGGEKNIKLNLRVISATNKNLQEMVEKGEFREDLYYRINVIEIKLPPLRDRKEDIILLFKYFLKNICKENKRQVPKIDSEVADMLIKYDWYGNARELKNTVEHIVALNRDDVITSDLIPRHIRHKVSSENGIEKIYTTDLGLNESVEKFEISLIKKALEISNGNKLKAANLLNIPRTTLHSKINRYNI
- the prdC gene encoding proline reductase-associated electron transfer protein PrdC; amino-acid sequence: MNISILLKQHIGGPCKAIVSEGQEVSRGELIAVPDGLGANIYSSVSGKAKKIEKDRIVINAYEEQPKEYAKIKVTNDYLEAIKEAGIVGAGGAGFPTHIKLKTEMPNGYIIANCVECEPALHHNIALLEKDPGMVVRGIEYAMKITKASKAYIAIKAKNLKAIKAINKYLSGSKNIEVKELKDIYPMGEERAIIHAIFDKWLEPTQLPLEADCVVLNAETLSNMTRAIEDRKPVIDKDVTVVGKIKGGNKPHILFQTPIGTPIASLIEKCGGIDGEYGEVIIGGPYTGKAEDLDSTVVTKTSGGAIVTIPLPRYEGPIGLLVCACGANEERLRDIASKMGSKVVGVTKCKNVVDVRGANKCKTPGECPGQAEKIIFLKKNGAKRVLISNCSDCSNTVMCCAPKMGIPVYHHTDHVFRTLDYPLTRRLPMEENK
- the prdA gene encoding D-proline reductase (dithiol) proprotein PrdA, with the translated sequence MSISAEQAIEMKNKIAIVCCRTEADTVLEPENLEDPNIIPDLVDSGLLTIPDDCLKIGEVIGAKVIKTIDSLTPLTPDIVEGVKKIEKGEDVKLTEEDEKAVLKYNKNAGEVINIEDLENPMHFEKLSDSLLADLNDSVLTRKEVIGEKLIKDVAALTPITADLLEGYENVVLEETEMNQIATANSGILKIKISEGKGIDIEVPLGTGGVGTNIPTKVKSPKADKKLETLEEPKIKYEEKEIRKLIRKHFKIDEVKFGPETKIEGTTLFIREDICKDAMETEELVVDMKIEIITPEKYEEYSNTIMDVQPIAVKEEGEVGEGITRVIDGAIVMVTGTDEKGVQIGEFGSSEGILERNIMWGRPGSPEKGEIFIKTDVTVKEGTGMERPGPMAAHRATDVITQEIREALKKSDESLIVNTDEFVQKRRFGKKKVAIIKEIMGQGAMHDNYLMPVEPVGTLGAKANVDLGNVPVVVSPLQILDGCIHALTCIGPASKETSRHYWREPLILEAMNDEEIDLVAVILIGSPQVNSEKFYVSKLLGMSIEAMDLDGAIVTTEGFGNNHVDFASHIGEVGERNVSVVGATYAAVQGQLVVGNKYMDAMIDLNKSRQGIENEILENNCLAYEDAIRALCMLKAKMSGEDIKEPERSWNPNVKLNNIDMIEKATGKEIELAPNETTLKKSKKRREIYEKDEPSSVLHP
- a CDS encoding CBO2463/CBO2479 domain-containing protein, translating into MDKLKYVSTERYYEGIIVEINDCAIAIDFKGRMGKVYVPRRMVISDYDLKIGQEVGFMMTYPEVLGPDIDENYANNAKRQLKIKKNLKL